A portion of the Leptospira kobayashii genome contains these proteins:
- a CDS encoding DUF2505 family protein — protein MKYKVTHSFSVPLAKLLHAREERYKHLDQFPDLKNVTLLEEKKEGNIITQKRKVSLEGSMPAVLSAALTDLSLLEESTFDIVTNTHEFKISPPGKDNVFIIKGKSIYQTAGEGSERSYDVEVLSSLLFVSPIVEKAIEEIHKHSLEKDRKSIAKFLGVET, from the coding sequence GTGAAATATAAAGTTACTCATAGTTTTTCAGTACCACTCGCAAAATTACTCCATGCCAGAGAAGAACGTTACAAACATTTGGATCAATTTCCGGATTTAAAAAATGTAACTTTACTCGAAGAAAAAAAAGAAGGGAACATCATCACTCAAAAGAGAAAGGTGAGTTTGGAAGGATCCATGCCTGCGGTACTTTCTGCGGCTCTTACGGACTTATCTTTATTGGAGGAGTCGACTTTCGATATCGTCACTAACACTCACGAATTCAAGATTTCCCCTCCCGGCAAAGACAACGTGTTTATCATCAAAGGTAAGAGTATCTACCAAACGGCTGGAGAGGGTTCTGAAAGAAGCTACGATGTGGAAGTTCTTTCCAGTTTGCTCTTTGTTTCACCTATCGTAGAGAAGGCGATCGAAGAAATTCACAAACATAGTTTGGAAAAAGACCGAAAATCCATAGCCAAATTTTTAGGGGTTGAAACTTAA